One segment of Ureibacillus thermophilus DNA contains the following:
- a CDS encoding ribonuclease HI family protein, whose amino-acid sequence MLEVYIDGASSGNPGPSGIGLFIKGEGHSIQIGEFIGDTNNHVAEFIALIRGLEEAKKLGTSFVSVRSDSKIVVNSVEKRYVKNEVFKPYLETALKLVEEFELFFIKWIPEQQNKAADQLARQAIRKGK is encoded by the coding sequence ATGTTAGAAGTTTATATCGATGGTGCCTCAAGCGGAAATCCCGGTCCAAGCGGAATCGGATTATTTATAAAAGGAGAAGGGCATTCCATTCAAATCGGAGAATTTATTGGCGATACGAATAATCATGTCGCCGAATTTATCGCTTTAATCCGCGGGTTGGAAGAAGCAAAAAAACTAGGAACGTCTTTCGTCTCTGTCCGCTCCGATTCAAAAATTGTCGTCAACTCTGTGGAAAAGAGATATGTAAAAAATGAAGTGTTCAAACCATATTTGGAAACCGCTTTAAAACTAGTAGAAGAATTTGAGCTGTTTTTTATTAAATGGATTCCAGAACAGCAAAATAAAGCAGCAGATCAGCTTGCGCGGCAAGCAATTCGAAAAGGAAAATAA
- a CDS encoding squalene/phytoene synthase family protein — MNKKALEKDAMRVLKETSRTFYIPITFLKKDLKTAVANAYLIMRALDEIEDNEHPEVTNKIKYSLLMETSELLKEETFNNEKYLQLLEPVKPYMPEVTIRMNDWISLLPAGSEKIVCDAASEMAFGMAKWAKANWDIRTKEDLDDYTYYVAGLVGVMLSDLWEWDSQVKTDRELAIGYGRGLQAVNILRNQHEDFETRGVSFIPEGWSREDLFHYTEENLQKADCYMENITKRSILLFCRLPLTLAHKTLNALKEGKEKVSRSEVEETVKEILAD; from the coding sequence ATGAACAAAAAAGCACTCGAAAAAGATGCCATGCGAGTTTTAAAAGAAACAAGCCGCACTTTTTATATACCAATTACATTTTTAAAGAAAGATTTAAAAACAGCTGTCGCAAATGCTTATTTAATCATGCGCGCATTAGATGAAATTGAAGATAATGAACATCCTGAAGTCACGAATAAAATCAAATATTCCCTTTTAATGGAAACAAGTGAATTGCTGAAAGAAGAAACTTTTAATAATGAAAAATATTTGCAGCTGTTAGAACCTGTGAAACCATACATGCCGGAAGTAACGATTCGCATGAACGACTGGATTTCCTTATTGCCAGCTGGATCTGAAAAAATTGTGTGCGATGCTGCTAGTGAAATGGCCTTTGGTATGGCAAAGTGGGCAAAAGCCAATTGGGACATTCGCACGAAAGAAGATTTAGATGATTATACATATTATGTAGCCGGTCTTGTTGGGGTCATGCTTTCAGATTTATGGGAATGGGACAGCCAAGTAAAAACAGACCGGGAATTAGCCATTGGATACGGTAGAGGCTTGCAAGCGGTCAATATTTTGCGAAATCAGCATGAAGATTTCGAAACGCGCGGTGTCAGTTTCATTCCGGAAGGCTGGTCAAGGGAAGATTTATTCCATTATACAGAGGAAAACTTGCAAAAAGCCGATTGTTATATGGAGAATATTACGAAACGCTCCATTTTATTGTTCTGCCGATTGCCTCTTACCCTTGCCCACAAAACACTAAATGCTTTAAAAGAAGGAAAAGAAAAAGTCAGCCGAAGTGAAGTAGAAGAAACGGTGAAAGAAATTTTGGCAGATTAG
- the gdhA gene encoding NADP-specific glutamate dehydrogenase has product MTTLVKNQSNAKEYIESVYNHLKNKYDYQPEFLQAVEEVFYTLVPVFEQHPEYIEHNILSRIVEPDRIISFRVTWQDDQNRVHVNKGYRVQFNNVIGPYKGGLRFHPTVNESIMKFLAFEQIFKNALTGLPIGGAKGGSDFDPKGKSDAEIMRFCQAFMTELYRHIGPDVDVPAGDIGVGAREIGYLWGQYKRIKAMHEAGVLTGKQPGYGGSLARKEATGYGLVYFVEEMLRDQNQSFLDKTIVVSGSGNVAIYAIEKAQHFGAKVVACSDSNGYIYDPEGIDLNAVKEIKEVKGERIKKYLEYRPNATYTEGCKGIWTIPCDIALPCATQNEIDEESAKALIANGVKVVAEGANMPSTPEAINEFLANGVLFGPAKAANAGGVATSALEMAQNSSRTYWSFEKVDEKLHQIMKDIYRTSKECAEKYGSPGNLMVGANIAGFIKVANGMVAEGLY; this is encoded by the coding sequence GTGACAACATTAGTTAAAAACCAAAGCAATGCAAAAGAGTATATCGAATCCGTTTATAATCATCTTAAAAACAAATATGATTATCAACCAGAATTTTTACAAGCTGTGGAAGAGGTATTCTATACATTAGTACCAGTTTTTGAACAACATCCTGAATACATCGAACATAACATTCTTTCACGAATTGTTGAACCAGACCGCATCATCAGTTTCCGCGTTACTTGGCAAGATGATCAAAACCGTGTTCATGTAAACAAAGGCTATCGTGTACAATTCAATAATGTAATTGGACCATACAAAGGCGGTTTGCGTTTCCATCCGACAGTAAACGAATCCATTATGAAATTCTTGGCTTTTGAACAAATTTTCAAAAACGCTTTGACAGGTCTACCAATCGGCGGTGCAAAAGGCGGTTCCGACTTTGACCCTAAAGGAAAATCCGATGCGGAAATTATGCGTTTCTGCCAAGCATTTATGACTGAATTATACCGCCATATCGGCCCTGATGTCGATGTTCCTGCTGGAGATATCGGTGTCGGCGCCCGCGAAATCGGCTATTTATGGGGTCAATACAAACGCATTAAAGCAATGCACGAAGCAGGTGTGTTAACTGGTAAACAACCTGGCTACGGCGGTTCATTAGCTCGTAAAGAAGCAACTGGATACGGTTTAGTATACTTCGTTGAGGAAATGCTGCGCGACCAAAACCAATCCTTCTTAGACAAAACAATCGTCGTTTCTGGTTCTGGTAACGTTGCGATTTATGCCATTGAAAAAGCCCAACATTTCGGAGCAAAAGTCGTTGCATGCTCTGATTCCAACGGTTACATTTACGACCCAGAAGGCATTGATTTAAATGCTGTTAAGGAAATTAAAGAAGTAAAAGGTGAACGGATTAAAAAATATCTTGAATATCGTCCAAACGCAACTTATACAGAAGGCTGCAAAGGCATTTGGACAATTCCTTGCGATATTGCATTGCCTTGTGCAACTCAAAATGAAATCGACGAAGAATCTGCAAAAGCTTTGATTGCAAATGGCGTAAAAGTGGTTGCAGAAGGGGCAAATATGCCTTCAACTCCAGAAGCAATCAATGAATTTTTAGCAAATGGTGTATTATTCGGACCCGCAAAAGCTGCGAATGCAGGCGGTGTTGCAACTTCTGCTTTAGAAATGGCGCAAAACTCAAGCCGCACATACTGGTCTTTTGAAAAAGTGGATGAAAAACTTCACCAAATTATGAAAGATATTTACAGAACAAGCAAAGAATGTGCTGAAAAATATGGTTCACCAGGCAATTTAATGGTTGGTGCCAATATTGCTGGATTCATCAAAGTAGCAAACGGTATGGTTGCTGAAGGTTTATACTAA
- the coaW gene encoding type II pantothenate kinase: MRNTIGIDAGGTLTKVAFLDDQNEFQFKVFPSKDLTLVKEWIESLPEIEEIGITGGRTEQLLSKIKMNKSIDYVVEFDATIKGVKYLLKKEGHDIQKSIITNVGTGTSIHYMENDTHVRVGGTGIGGGTLTGLSTIMTGLSDFKEITKIAKQGKREFIDLFVKDIFEGMEPPIEGHLTASNFGKVNLLNHTSYPIPDLLATIQALVGEVITTLSIQYADMKNSETIIYIGSTLTNNEHLKEVIANYTILKKHTPVFLNDCGFSGAIGALLNKVEQRNKLKDNNGILT; encoded by the coding sequence ATGAGGAATACGATAGGCATTGATGCAGGCGGCACTTTAACGAAAGTCGCTTTTTTAGATGATCAAAATGAATTCCAATTTAAAGTGTTCCCTTCAAAAGATTTAACCTTGGTAAAGGAATGGATTGAATCGCTTCCTGAAATAGAAGAAATCGGGATTACGGGCGGACGCACAGAACAATTATTATCCAAGATTAAGATGAATAAATCCATTGATTATGTGGTGGAGTTTGATGCTACGATTAAGGGTGTAAAATACTTATTAAAAAAAGAAGGCCATGACATTCAAAAAAGCATCATTACCAATGTAGGGACGGGTACAAGTATCCATTATATGGAAAATGACACCCATGTGCGCGTCGGAGGGACAGGTATCGGTGGAGGCACCTTGACTGGGCTTTCTACTATTATGACGGGGCTCTCAGACTTTAAAGAAATTACAAAAATTGCTAAACAAGGGAAACGGGAATTCATTGACTTATTTGTAAAGGATATTTTTGAAGGTATGGAACCTCCGATTGAAGGGCATTTGACGGCAAGCAATTTTGGAAAAGTCAACCTTTTGAATCACACTTCATATCCGATTCCAGATTTGCTTGCAACGATTCAAGCGCTAGTCGGGGAAGTCATTACGACATTAAGTATCCAATATGCGGATATGAAAAATTCCGAAACGATCATTTACATTGGTTCTACATTAACAAATAATGAACACTTGAAAGAAGTTATTGCGAATTATACCATTTTGAAAAAACATACGCCCGTCTTTTTAAATGATTGCGGTTTTTCAGGAGCCATTGGCGCTCTATTAAATAAAGTAGAGCAAAGAAACAAACTGAAAGATAATAATGGGATTCTCACATAA
- a CDS encoding RNA polymerase sigma factor — translation MDEELRYIRQILAGDKRAYIHIINQYKNPLYATILRMTKNPQTAEDMLQEVFIKVYERLPKYDQKGPFKSWLYRIAINHCIDELRKKRIQTEQMEEAIIQSNETPEVVLLQNEKSRELEKMLSTLPEEERIILLLRYTNDLSYAEISDALGISIMDVRNKLYRAKKKLRKNVQEGGVLYGVSERG, via the coding sequence ATGGATGAGGAACTTCGTTATATCCGTCAAATTTTGGCAGGGGATAAAAGGGCATATATTCACATCATCAATCAATATAAAAATCCCTTGTATGCCACGATTTTGCGCATGACCAAAAATCCGCAGACGGCAGAAGATATGCTTCAAGAAGTATTTATTAAAGTGTACGAACGGCTTCCAAAGTACGATCAAAAAGGACCTTTTAAAAGCTGGTTGTATCGTATTGCCATTAACCACTGCATTGATGAACTGCGCAAAAAACGGATTCAAACAGAACAAATGGAAGAAGCAATCATCCAAAGCAATGAAACACCAGAAGTTGTGTTATTGCAAAACGAAAAAAGCCGGGAGCTGGAGAAAATGTTGTCAACTTTGCCGGAAGAGGAGCGAATCATTTTGCTTTTGCGCTACACAAACGATCTTAGCTATGCGGAAATCAGCGATGCTTTAGGCATTTCCATCATGGATGTTCGCAACAAGTTGTACCGGGCAAAAAAGAAATTACGAAAAAATGTACAAGAAGGAGGGGTTCTGTATGGTGTGTCCGAAAGAGGATAA
- a CDS encoding zinc-finger domain-containing protein: MNKSAVIKDIDELIDTYCIDCPIKRDLRQTRGKAGAHRFCIEQCSIGEQLQFLGNELLKIQEKE, from the coding sequence GTGAACAAAAGTGCTGTCATAAAAGATATAGATGAACTAATTGATACTTATTGCATTGATTGCCCTATTAAAAGGGATTTGCGACAAACAAGAGGGAAAGCGGGAGCGCACCGCTTTTGCATAGAACAATGTTCCATTGGGGAGCAGCTGCAATTTTTAGGAAACGAATTATTGAAAATCCAAGAGAAAGAATGA
- a CDS encoding DUF4179 domain-containing protein, with amino-acid sequence MVCPKEDKLLDYVEGFLDDEEKATLERHLHSCPYCAQQIEFLIKENEFLGETLKSPMLPDDFAEKMVEELQPYKRKKHRPLKWVFGTAASVLLAGGIMLSVNPGFAKLLGGIFTSDRVDEGLQIAADTDIATPVNRSVTDQGITLYVEDLIADTSRIALSYRVTNKNGKTLDPYVDLNPDSFKLIDEHNKVMENLSMSWGSYDEEYGVFEFSLVDIDEPYKKGTIQIELNHLAGKDGHWKMEIPVDLTTAFGHQKVANLDTSVEMEGANLRLNKVNSSTSTTDIYYTIGYTDEAKEKLKQQMKEKEKKFGRKIVQSFLYDYLSIGYRIEDSNGNILGYENVYVEEDKGHPVSKNMLSGSGRFEGDPNNFAPISKIDSFTPQKNEGQLYFVLDTIYMPKFSDFSITFKPDELPKTFKYKGYELTIKSVKVNSKKNVEIEMSGFVAPKSPHLVDWVIEDKEGKMHEITSKSESVSDERDKQGRFQYSIIMSPDTLKKVPDEMTLHLIGEKEVKELEQEWRVPLFK; translated from the coding sequence ATGGTGTGTCCGAAAGAGGATAAACTGCTTGATTATGTGGAAGGTTTTCTTGATGATGAAGAAAAAGCAACGTTGGAACGGCACCTTCATTCTTGTCCGTATTGTGCGCAACAAATTGAATTTTTGATTAAGGAAAATGAATTTTTAGGAGAAACATTGAAATCGCCAATGCTGCCGGATGATTTTGCAGAAAAAATGGTTGAAGAGTTGCAGCCTTACAAAAGAAAAAAACACCGTCCGTTGAAATGGGTATTTGGAACGGCGGCAAGCGTGCTTCTTGCAGGGGGAATTATGTTATCGGTAAATCCGGGCTTTGCAAAGCTATTAGGCGGAATCTTTACAAGCGACAGAGTGGATGAAGGATTGCAAATAGCGGCTGATACAGATATTGCCACACCTGTCAATCGTTCCGTAACCGATCAAGGAATTACCCTTTACGTTGAAGATTTAATTGCCGATACTTCAAGAATTGCTCTTTCTTATCGTGTAACAAACAAGAATGGGAAAACGTTGGATCCATATGTTGATTTAAATCCAGACTCCTTCAAGCTAATCGATGAACATAACAAAGTGATGGAAAACCTTTCAATGAGCTGGGGATCATATGATGAGGAATATGGAGTTTTTGAATTTTCATTAGTAGACATTGATGAGCCATATAAAAAAGGAACGATTCAAATTGAACTAAATCATCTTGCGGGGAAAGATGGCCATTGGAAAATGGAGATTCCAGTCGATTTAACTACCGCTTTTGGCCATCAAAAAGTGGCGAATTTAGATACATCGGTTGAAATGGAAGGAGCAAATCTTCGTTTAAATAAAGTAAATTCTTCCACTTCCACAACTGATATTTACTATACAATTGGCTATACAGATGAAGCAAAAGAAAAACTGAAACAACAAATGAAAGAGAAGGAAAAAAAGTTTGGCAGAAAGATTGTCCAATCATTTTTGTATGATTATTTATCCATTGGTTATCGCATAGAAGATAGCAATGGAAATATACTTGGGTATGAAAATGTTTATGTAGAGGAAGACAAAGGACATCCGGTTTCAAAAAATATGCTCAGCGGCAGCGGCCGATTTGAAGGAGACCCTAATAATTTCGCACCGATAAGTAAAATTGACTCCTTTACACCGCAAAAAAATGAAGGACAGTTATATTTCGTATTAGATACGATTTATATGCCGAAGTTCTCGGATTTCTCGATTACATTTAAACCAGATGAGTTGCCAAAAACATTTAAATATAAAGGGTATGAATTAACGATTAAATCCGTTAAGGTGAATTCAAAGAAAAATGTGGAAATTGAAATGTCTGGATTTGTTGCTCCAAAATCACCTCATTTAGTAGATTGGGTAATTGAAGATAAAGAAGGAAAAATGCATGAGATTACGAGCAAAAGTGAATCCGTATCAGATGAAAGAGATAAACAAGGACGTTTCCAATATTCCATTATAATGAGTCCGGATACTTTGAAAAAAGTTCCTGATGAAATGACCCTCCACCTCATTGGTGAAAAGGAAGTTAAAGAGCTTGAACAAGAATGGCGTGTACCATTATTTAAATAA
- a CDS encoding Yip1 family protein → MNEMEISPQEYEKMNPFITIWRHPKKTTRYIIKEKNYFYIIIFLSLGYIGSTFTGFIDLGSDLDFLPLWALVLFTVILSPIFGIIGNAFSALGVWLIGKIFSGKGTYGQMFKAASLSVWPMIMLIPIYLLWMWVDPDSLFYFSNSDYSFISIIALLFTIAAFIWSIVIYIGAIAEAHQFSNWKSFFTILIFLIPLFIIFFIIVFIIFLIMIFLGIAFLSDIV, encoded by the coding sequence ATGAACGAAATGGAAATTTCACCACAGGAATATGAAAAAATGAATCCGTTTATCACAATTTGGCGCCATCCGAAAAAAACAACCCGCTATATCATTAAAGAAAAAAATTATTTTTATATCATCATCTTCTTATCCCTTGGTTATATCGGAAGTACGTTCACAGGATTTATAGATCTTGGTTCTGACCTTGATTTTCTTCCTCTATGGGCATTGGTTTTATTCACCGTCATTCTTTCCCCTATATTTGGCATCATCGGCAATGCTTTTTCTGCTCTTGGTGTTTGGCTGATTGGAAAAATATTTTCGGGAAAAGGTACCTATGGGCAGATGTTTAAAGCCGCATCCTTAAGTGTTTGGCCCATGATTATGTTGATTCCGATTTACTTGCTTTGGATGTGGGTTGACCCAGACAGTTTATTCTATTTTAGCAATTCAGATTATAGTTTTATTTCCATCATCGCTTTACTTTTCACCATAGCTGCATTCATTTGGTCCATTGTCATCTATATTGGAGCCATCGCAGAAGCCCACCAGTTCTCCAATTGGAAGTCATTCTTTACAATACTCATCTTTTTGATTCCATTGTTCATCATTTTCTTCATCATCGTCTTTATTATCTTCCTGATTATGATTTTCTTAGGAATTGCCTTTTTATCCGACATCGTATAA
- a CDS encoding NAD(P)-dependent malic enzyme, translating to MDLMRQSLEMHRHYKGKMEIISKVPVNDVRDLSLAYSPGVAAPCQEIEKSPMRVYEYTMKGNLVAVVSDGTAVLGLGDIGPEAALPVMEGKALLLKRFANVDAVPITLNTKDVDDIVRTVKAIEPTFGAINLEDIAAPRCFEIEERLKTECNIPIFHDDQHGTAIVVAAGLENALKIVGKHKKEVKIVINGAGAAGIATLKLLKSFGYENIVICDSKGILYEGRPSMNAIKEETAKISNPEKLKGTLDDAIVGADIFIGVSVANILTKEHIDSMKRDPIVFALANPNPEITYENAQRWGVRIIGTGRSDYPNQVNNVLAFPGIFRGALDVLASEINEEMKIAAARAIASLVDEKDLREDYVIPKSLDERVVPAVAKAVADAAIESGASKLYSSYNQQLNMI from the coding sequence ATGGATTTAATGAGACAATCATTGGAAATGCATCGACATTATAAGGGGAAAATGGAGATTATTTCGAAAGTGCCTGTAAACGATGTGCGGGATTTAAGCTTAGCTTATTCTCCAGGTGTTGCAGCGCCTTGCCAAGAAATCGAGAAAAGCCCGATGCGAGTTTATGAGTATACAATGAAAGGAAATTTAGTTGCGGTTGTATCCGATGGAACGGCAGTGTTAGGGTTGGGGGATATTGGTCCAGAAGCAGCTCTTCCGGTTATGGAAGGAAAAGCGTTGTTATTAAAGCGTTTCGCAAATGTAGATGCGGTGCCGATTACGTTAAATACAAAAGATGTGGATGATATCGTTCGGACAGTCAAGGCAATCGAGCCGACATTTGGTGCCATCAATTTGGAAGATATTGCAGCACCTCGCTGCTTTGAAATAGAAGAACGTTTAAAAACTGAATGTAATATTCCGATCTTCCATGATGATCAACACGGAACTGCGATTGTTGTGGCGGCTGGGTTGGAAAATGCATTGAAGATTGTAGGGAAACATAAAAAAGAAGTAAAAATTGTCATTAACGGTGCAGGAGCAGCAGGGATTGCGACATTGAAATTATTGAAAAGTTTCGGTTATGAAAATATCGTTATTTGCGATTCAAAGGGGATTCTTTATGAAGGACGCCCATCCATGAATGCCATCAAAGAAGAAACGGCGAAGATTTCAAATCCTGAAAAATTGAAGGGCACTTTAGATGATGCCATTGTGGGCGCAGACATATTTATCGGCGTGTCCGTTGCAAATATTTTAACAAAGGAACATATTGATTCCATGAAGCGGGATCCAATTGTTTTTGCTTTGGCAAATCCAAATCCAGAAATTACTTATGAAAATGCACAACGTTGGGGAGTGCGAATTATTGGAACAGGACGCTCCGACTATCCAAACCAAGTGAACAATGTTCTTGCGTTTCCTGGCATTTTTAGAGGGGCATTGGATGTATTAGCGTCTGAGATTAATGAAGAAATGAAAATTGCAGCGGCTCGTGCTATAGCATCCCTTGTAGACGAAAAAGATTTACGAGAAGATTATGTCATTCCAAAATCGTTAGATGAACGAGTGGTTCCGGCTGTGGCAAAAGCTGTAGCTGATGCGGCGATTGAGTCTGGTGCATCCAAACTATATAGCAGCTACAATCAACAATTAAACATGATTTAA
- a CDS encoding 3'-5' exonuclease yields MRKETYIFLDIEAAMVRGKQHIIEIGAVKWMPNDKVEYFSELIQPYKFKKLNARIQELTGIHTEDLLLAPSFKEVIKQFKEWSRGDTIFVTFGEFDRIVLEEELFRNRIQRRFIYPMVDFQQKYMIENQLKVQPSLSELMEKFEVETSKQHRALQDAITLYHIFKAAEGHTLIEKQKTNQFALMLSEVHHGEQNLEVFLTYVTGEVFPSNISIHSINSIHKSLFCMKKEKETIQEDGSIVKTEYHEILPNEELSHFLRTIVEDMENKVLITRSGLKQISRIIRLHQCVMPRTEVMTLQNLLKNQDAVNHFTMNGQPLHTYEKNLYQLLFRYRHKLIKEFKRRNLFTKEAVEV; encoded by the coding sequence GTGAGGAAGGAAACATATATTTTTTTAGATATAGAGGCGGCTATGGTCCGCGGAAAACAACATATTATAGAAATTGGGGCTGTAAAATGGATGCCGAATGATAAGGTAGAGTACTTTTCCGAATTAATTCAGCCCTATAAATTTAAAAAATTAAATGCTCGAATTCAAGAACTCACAGGTATTCATACGGAAGATTTGCTTCTTGCTCCTTCCTTTAAAGAAGTCATTAAGCAGTTTAAAGAATGGAGCAGGGGAGATACAATTTTTGTTACATTTGGCGAATTTGACAGAATCGTATTAGAAGAAGAACTTTTCCGCAATCGAATCCAACGTCGTTTTATTTATCCGATGGTTGATTTTCAACAAAAATATATGATTGAAAATCAACTAAAAGTGCAGCCAAGTTTAAGCGAATTAATGGAAAAATTTGAAGTGGAAACATCAAAGCAACATCGGGCTTTACAAGATGCGATTACCTTATATCATATTTTTAAAGCTGCAGAGGGGCATACACTCATTGAAAAACAAAAGACCAATCAATTTGCCCTTATGTTAAGTGAGGTCCATCATGGAGAACAGAATCTGGAAGTCTTTTTAACCTATGTTACAGGTGAAGTATTCCCTTCCAATATCAGCATCCATTCCATTAATTCCATACATAAATCGTTATTCTGCATGAAAAAAGAAAAGGAAACTATTCAAGAGGACGGCAGCATTGTCAAAACGGAATATCATGAAATACTGCCAAATGAAGAATTGTCCCATTTTTTGCGGACAATTGTTGAAGATATGGAAAATAAAGTGCTGATTACCCGATCCGGCTTAAAACAAATTTCCCGCATCATCCGTCTGCATCAATGTGTCATGCCGAGAACGGAAGTGATGACATTGCAAAATTTATTAAAGAATCAAGATGCAGTTAACCACTTTACTATGAATGGCCAGCCTTTGCATACATATGAAAAAAATTTATATCAATTATTATTCAGATATAGACACAAACTAATTAAGGAGTTTAAAAGAAGAAATTTATTCACAAAGGAAGCTGTAGAAGTTTAA
- a CDS encoding D-serine ammonia-lyase, translated as MDADACPVVDIAIFVSYQYEMKPFLFCDTSHIIERENAITIQVSEGRDSVDFAIVNAVSKYDIVITQDYGLAAMCLAKGAFVLNQNGKEFTDENIDQMLFFRHENAKFRRSGGKTKGPKKRTEKNNLDFEIKFRQICERAINAKRRMKMLELQRQLSEKEQEIMDNMKVSKPVLWINPNKTDELPENHSFTFQDVLNAEKRLQRFSAYIQFVFSETKKLQGIIESKLIEIPKMQSFIEKYADKPLFGKLLLKCDHELPISGSIKARGGIYEVLKLAEQIAIKHGFIQETDDYSKFADKAFQELFSQYKIAVGSTGNLGLSIGIMAAKLGFQTTVHMSMDAKEWKKQLLREKGVQVIEYESDYSLAVEEGRKQAEKDPMCHFVDDENSIDLFSGYAVGALRLKKQLENYKIPVNQEHPLFVYLPCGVGGGPGGVAFGLKALYKENVHIFFGEPTQSPCMLLGMMTGMHDQISVKDIGLTNRTEADGLAVGRPSKFVGKLMEPILSGCYTVEDEFLFESLKEMVRMEGIFMEPSSHASLFGPIQLLKEGNDYFEKHGLMDRFNQGTHIVWGTGGNMVPKEQREIYLNR; from the coding sequence ATCGATGCAGATGCGTGTCCAGTCGTTGATATTGCTATATTTGTTTCATATCAATATGAGATGAAACCATTCTTGTTTTGCGATACTTCCCATATCATCGAAAGAGAGAATGCAATAACAATTCAAGTGTCAGAGGGAAGGGATTCCGTTGATTTTGCTATAGTGAATGCGGTTTCAAAATACGATATTGTGATTACACAAGATTACGGTTTGGCTGCCATGTGTTTGGCAAAAGGTGCCTTTGTTTTAAACCAAAATGGAAAAGAATTTACAGATGAAAACATAGATCAAATGCTCTTTTTTAGGCATGAAAATGCAAAATTTCGTCGTTCGGGCGGAAAAACGAAAGGACCGAAAAAACGAACAGAGAAAAATAATTTGGACTTTGAAATAAAATTTCGACAAATTTGTGAACGAGCGATAAATGCAAAAAGGAGAATGAAAATGCTTGAATTACAGCGCCAACTTTCGGAAAAAGAACAAGAAATCATGGATAATATGAAGGTTTCAAAGCCGGTTTTATGGATAAATCCGAATAAAACTGATGAATTGCCGGAAAATCATTCCTTTACCTTTCAGGATGTATTGAATGCAGAAAAGCGATTGCAAAGATTTAGTGCATATATACAGTTTGTGTTTTCGGAAACGAAAAAATTACAAGGAATCATCGAATCCAAATTGATTGAAATTCCAAAGATGCAATCATTCATCGAGAAATATGCCGACAAGCCGCTCTTTGGAAAACTTCTATTAAAATGCGATCACGAATTGCCAATTTCAGGTTCCATTAAAGCGCGCGGCGGCATCTATGAAGTATTAAAATTGGCAGAACAAATTGCCATCAAGCACGGATTCATTCAAGAAACGGATGATTATTCTAAATTTGCGGACAAAGCTTTTCAAGAACTTTTTAGCCAATATAAAATCGCTGTTGGTTCAACGGGTAATTTAGGTTTAAGCATTGGCATCATGGCCGCAAAACTAGGCTTTCAAACAACGGTGCATATGTCGATGGATGCAAAGGAATGGAAAAAGCAGCTGCTTCGGGAAAAGGGTGTTCAAGTGATTGAATATGAATCCGATTATAGCTTGGCTGTTGAAGAAGGAAGAAAACAGGCTGAAAAGGATCCAATGTGCCATTTTGTAGATGATGAAAATTCCATTGATTTGTTTAGCGGCTATGCAGTTGGCGCCCTTCGACTCAAAAAACAGTTGGAAAACTATAAAATTCCAGTGAATCAAGAACATCCGTTGTTTGTTTATTTGCCTTGCGGTGTCGGCGGCGGACCTGGAGGCGTTGCATTTGGTTTAAAGGCTCTTTATAAAGAAAATGTCCATATTTTTTTCGGCGAGCCGACTCAGTCTCCGTGTATGCTTTTAGGAATGATGACCGGAATGCATGATCAAATTTCCGTGAAGGATATCGGCTTAACGAACCGTACTGAGGCGGATGGGTTGGCGGTTGGACGGCCATCTAAATTTGTAGGGAAGCTAATGGAACCGATTTTGAGCGGATGCTATACAGTAGAAGATGAATTTTTATTTGAAAGTTTGAAGGAAATGGTTCGTATGGAAGGAATTTTTATGGAGCCTTCAAGTCATGCGAGTCTTTTTGGACCGATTCAATTGTTGAAGGAAGGAAATGATTATTTCGAAAAGCATGGATTGATGGATCGATTCAATCAAGGAACTCACATTGTGTGGGGGACAGGCGGCAATATGGTTCCAAAAGAACAGAGGGAAATATATTTAAATAGATGA